In bacterium, the sequence TCCTGGAAGCTGAGGAAGCAGTTGCGCTTGAAGAAGTCGCTCGGGAGCACGCCGGGCTCGAAACGATGCCAGTCTCCGCGGAGCGGTCGGTCCGTGTAGCAGTAATCCGCCTGGAAGAGGAAGAAGGGTACCCAGCAGACCTCGTGCTCCACCGATCCGACGCGCAACTTCGGATGCCGTTCGAAGACACCCGAGAAGATCATCTCACCGAGCGACTTCCGGACGAAATGGTCCTGGAGATAGAAGGCGGCTTCCGAAACCCGCTGTGTACTCTCCTGACCGGGCTCGGCCGAGAGCAGTCGGCGACCGGTGGCTACGTGCATGCTGAGCGGCATGTCGAGATCGACGGAGGCGCTCCAGACAGGCTCGTACATCGGGTCGTCGTAGGGCCGGTCTTCCGGCGGCAGAACGGTGATCATCGCTCCGCAGAGCCCGAGCTCCCGCGCCCGCTTCATCTCGCCGACCGCCTCGGCCGGATCGTCCACGTTGACGAGCGCGATCCCCTTCAGTCGATTCCGATCGTGGCTGCAGAACTCGGCGATGAAGTCGTTGTAGGCGCGCATGGTCGCCGAGCAGAGCTCCGAGTCGGGAACGCTGTACGCGAGCAGCGCCTCGCTCGGATAGATCACCGAGCCCATGACGCCGTCGTGGGCGTTCTCCGCGAGGTAGAGCGAAGGATCGTAGGCCGCCGGGCGGACCTCCTCGAAGCTCGCCGCGGTGATCAGCTCGGTCGCGTCCTTGTCGAAACGATCGCCGGTCTGGACGCCGAGGAAGGACATCGACCGCTGTCCATCGATCGTCCACCAATCGTGGTCTCCGTCCCGAACGACCCGCGGCTCCCGCCCGCGAAACCGCGCATCGATCCGTTCGGTCCAGAGATCCGGCGGCTCGATGATGTGCGAGTCGGACGAGATCATCCAATCCACGCCGGTCTCCGAGCCCGACGATCCATTCGTTGAGGATGAAGCCATCGCGAACGCCCCTTTCTCGCATGTCGTCGGGAAGCGGCGAGCCCCGACGCAGTGTCTCCCCCATACGCTACACGCAAAGGTCGACCCGCGAGAGGTGGCCCTTCAGCGGCCGCGAGCGGTGGCGAGAACGCCCGAAGACGCCAACAAACCCGACGCCCGCCGCCACGAGCGATCCGAAGCCGGGTTCGGGCACGGGCCGGTAGACGATCTCCAATCGGGGCCCCGAGATCGGCGAGTCCACCGAGACGAAGTTCACGCCGAAATCGAGTTCCTCTCCTGCCGGAACCTCGACGTCGTCGACGTCCCAGCCGGTCCGAAGGCCGAGGAGGGTGTAGCCCTCGTCGTCGACCCACGAGAGACCCGTCGCGTTGAGTGGGAAGACGACTTCCCCGTTCGGAACGTAGGTCTCGCTCACGTCGATGCGTGGCGCGCCTTCCGGCGGAGCGTCGACGGGCTGGAAGACACCGTAGTCGGAGAGCTCCCGCGTCGTCGGATCCGGATCGTTCGTCCGGACCAGAATCAGATCGTCGGCCGACTCCGGATGCGTATTCGAGTAGGGATCGCCGAAGAGGGTGTACTTCATCCGCAGCGTCGCGGACTCGATCACCGCGCCATCGGGGAGCGCGCGGGTATCGAAGGGAAGGTTCAGCCGCGAGATGATCGAACGCGTCGTGCCGCTGAAGTTCTGGTTCGTTCCGAGGTTGCCTCGCGAGGCGGTGAGGAGCGTGGCGCTCGTCAGCGTCCGCGCGAAGTCGAAGCTGCTGGCGTTGCGATACAGGCTCATGTCGACCGGCCCGCCGCCGAGGAAGGAGGCCGTGCAGAGCCCGGTCCCCTCGTCGAAGACGTCGCCCGGCGCGCAGACTTCGGGACCGCAGCCACTCGTGTCGAGCGCGCACGCCGGTCCACAGGCGAGCGTTCCGTGGGTCCACCCGATCGACGCGCAGGTCGCGCCACCGAGCGTCGTGCCGTCGCACACCTCGCCGTTCGCGTCGTCGATCACTCCGTTGCCGCAGTACCGCGAAACGGTCACCCGGACTTCGAGGGCAGAGCCCACGACGCCGAGGGTCTCGATCGTGATGCCGCGATCGGTGTCGACCAGGGTCTGCCCGACTTCGAGCAGGACGTCCGCGGAGTCGACCTCCTGCGATCCCCCGCCCGGCTTCGCGTCGAGCAGGAGCGACGCGCCCGTGGCCTCGGTCGAGAACTCGGGGAAGAACTCGGTGCCGAGGTGGACCATGGCGCCATCCGTCGCGAGCTCGGAGAAGCCCGCGTCGAATCCGATCGGCTTCCGGTAGCTCACCCAGTAGTCATCGAGGACCCGGTAGTCGTCGTACGGTCCGCTGGCCGGAATCCGGAGGGCCTTCAGTCCGGCTCCCGTCGTCTCGTAGGGCTCCAGCAGAAACGTGCCCCCTGCCCCGCCGACCTCGGCGATCTGGTCGTCGAACCACTCGAGCGCGTACTTGCCCGGCGGCGTGTAGTGACCGTCGTTCACGCTGGCTGCGATCACGTCATAGCGGTCGGTGCCCGTCGCGAAGCAGCTCGCGCCCATCGCCTCGGTCCCACACTCCCAATCCAGGGAGTGCTGGAGACCCCCGAAGCTGTGACCGAGCTCGTGCGCGACGAGCGGTCCCCAGGGCGCGGCCGGTGCGTTCAAGAGGATGACCGAGAACTCCGCGGGGCCGAGCTCCGTCTCGAAGGCCCACTTCCCGAGTGTCGACAGGCCGACGAAGCCGCAGTTCGCGTTTCGGGGGAAGACGACGATCCAACGATCGAGGGTCCGGAAGTCGAGTGCGTTGTCGAGCTCGTCGACGAGCTGCCGCGTCCCGGCTTCGGTTCGAACGAGACAGTGGGTGTCGTCGTACGAGGCCTCGAACTGGCCGACGACGAACTGAAAGCTCTGCACCAGGGAAGCCCGTCCATAGGAGGCTTCCGCCACGTAGGCCGCGGCCGACGTGGCGTTGCTCGCATCGTAGACGTAGTCGAAGGCGTCGACCCCGGAGAAGTTGGGGGTCCGATCGTTCGCGAAGTTCACGAACGTGACGAGCGTTTCCTGTGGCCCCAGGACTTCCCCGGGGTCGATCGTCTGCGCCATCGCGGTGAACGGTGGGCACAGCGCAACGAGCATGGAGAGGAGCAGAGAACGGGCGGGAAGAGCGGCCATACGGGGCGATCGACTCCGGGGATGGGGGTTCCAGGCCCTCGTTGGTGCCGAATCCCCAACGCAGGTTCCGTCGGTTCGCTTCTCCAGGAGATGCGAACCGCCTCCTCGGACCCCCATCCCGAACCACGGACACTAACGCGTCGACCCGGTCGTCGGTTGGGAGCGAGCCCGTCGACACGCGCCCCGTGGAGAACCTTCCATGTCTTCTCTCGACCGGCTTCCCACCGCATGGCATCGCGTCGCGCGGCAATCGCTCTGGCTGATCATCCTCATCGGCCTCTCCGCACCGACCGCGCAGGCCCAGCTCGGCAGCCCCGTCTGCTGCGCGAAGAACCCCTTCCCCACCACGACCAACGCCAACGTCGCCGTCCCCGAGCTCTCCCGCATGCTCCCGAGCGGCGGTGTCAAGAGCGAGACCCGCTACGAAGGCGGTCTCCGATGGCGAACGACGCGAACCCTCTCCCTCTTCGGAGTCACCGCTCGCGGCCTCTCGTCGCGAACCTGGGATACGGACACGCGAAAGTGGAGCGACTGGGATCACCTCGGCAACCCGTCCGGTGCGCCGATCGAACGCATCTCGAATAGCGGCGACTCCCCCGGCCTGGACTTCGGCTTGCCGCTGGTTCGCGGATGGGGCGCGCACGATCCCGACTGGATCGTCTACCAGGGTCTCGGGACCGAATCCGGGAGCAGCACGCCCGACTTCGAGACCGCGCGGATGGAGATCGATGCTCCGCGCGCGAGTCTCGACTACGCGGGCCTCACGCCGAACCTGACCACCGCGACCGGCCGCTCGATTCCGAGCTCGTGGGACTACTTCAATCCCCAGGCCGGCCTCGACTCCGTCGCGCAGACGGGCGTGAACCAATATCGCCGCCACATGTTCGGCACCGGCATGCCCCGCTCGTTCGTGACGTCGACCCGCTTCCAGGACTCGCCGACTCTGCCGTTGATCGAGCTTCGACAGCAGACGAAGAACGGGACGCCGACCTGGCACGACCACGGCACGCCGGGCGACCGATTCGGCGTCTCCGTCGGCCCGGGTAGCGCGACCTCGGTCATCCACGACTACCTGAACCGCGAAGACCCGCTCGACGCCGAGGAGCAGCACTACGTGTTCGTCGCCACCGACCCGCAGGTCGAGGGCGACACGGGAATCAACGCCGGCGAGATCGCCTACCTGCAGGGCGACGGACAGACGTTCGCCTGGCACTCCCTCGGAGCACCGGACGCCTTCGTCAACGGTGCCCCGGTCGCGGAGAGCTACTACACCGACGTGCCGATCGTGGGAGGCAAGGGGCGCCTGCTCGTCTTCGCCGTCGCACGTGGCGCGCGAGGCGGTTGGCACCTGTCGACCCACTACCACGACGGCAACGGCTGGAGTGCCGGTTGGGTCGACCAGGGCTCGCCGCCCGGCCTCTACGGAGACAAGTTCCGAATGACTTCCTCCGCGGTCTGGTATGTCGGTTCGAGCAGGGATCCGGGCAACCTTCGCGTCAGCGCCTTCGGCTACGCGGAGAACGACGGCCCCGAGAACGGGCGGCTCGTCGAGTTCCACTGGAATGGCGCGACCTGGCAGTGGATGCCGCTCCGCGAGGCCCCCGGCGGACACGGGCTTCGGACCGACCACGCCGTCGTCGTCGACGAAGGGAGCCGCGATCGGCTGACCGTATTCGTCCGAACCTACGACGGTCGCATCCTCGAATACGTCCGCGAGTATTCGGGCACCAGCGTCTCGAGCGAGACCTGGAACGATCTGTCGAACGAGCCGCTGTTCCGTCCGATCGGAACCTTCAGCGGCCTGATGTCGGGTCGCTAGTCCAGGCAGCCTCTGCGACTCGATCCGACCGGCGGGCGGCGTCTCTCGAGGCGTCGCCCGTTCGCGTCGACGCGGTTCGCATTTCGGCCCTCGCGCCATTGCGCGCCGCCTCCACGGCCGAGAGGCCTCGCCGTGAGAAGTCGATCGAATCCGCGAGAATTCGTGCCGCTTCCTGCGGCGCATGGAAGCCCGAGGAGTTCTCGGCCTCGACGTAGTCGACGTAGAAACTGGCCCGACGCTGGAATTGCTGCGCCTCGGCCAGAAGCGCCTCGTCGACGCCTTCGGCGCGTGCAGCGGTGATCCGGTCGATGAGATCGACGAGAGCGTCGAGCGCACGGTCGACGACGTGCCGATGGCGAGTCTGGATCGCCTCCGTCCGCGCGACGAGCTCCGCCTCGGCGTACTTGTGACAGGTACCGCACGCGTTGTTGGCCGCGAGCAGCGGACTGGCCACGTGGTGATCGCTCACCTTCTTTCCCCCGACCGTCTTGTACGGCATGTGGCAGTCGGAGCAGCTCACACCCGAGCGGGCATGGATGCCCTGCGACCACATCTCGAACTCCGGGTGCTGGGCCTTGAGCATCGGCGCCCCCGTCTCCGCGTGGGTCCAGTCCTTGAAGCCGTTCGCCTCGTACACGGCCCAGGCGTCGTCGACGGTCAGCCCCTTCTGCCATGGATAGGTAAGGGTCTTTCCCGGACCCTCGAAGTAGTACTCGACGTGACACTGACCGCAGACGTAGCTGCGCATCTCCTGACGAGTCGCGTCCCGATTCACGTCGAAGGCCTCGATTCCCTCGAGCCGCTTCACGTCGGCGATCGCTCGAACGAAGGCCGGGCGCGTAACGCGAAGCGCCATGGTCTCCGGCACGTGGCAGTCGATACAGGCGACCGCATGGCCCAGATGGGTCCTGGCCTCGTCGTAGGACATCGCGTTCAGCGCGTCGAACCCCGCGTCGAGGTCCCCGTCACCGAGCGCCTTCATCGCCCCGTAGGTCGAAGCGTGGCAATTGATGCACGTGCCCGGTTGGCCGACGTCCTGGCGGCGCGTGTAGATCTGGTCCTCGAGCATGTAGGCGTGACCGCGTTCCTCGCGGAAGTCCTTCGAGAAGGCATAGCCGGCCCACATGCGGCGGAGCTGGGGGATCGTGTCGAGCTTGCTCTTCGACACGACGTTCCGGGGGTCCCGGCTGCTCGGCTGATTGGGGATCGCCTCGCTCCCGCCGTAGAGCGTCTGCTCCATGTCGGCCGTTCGGAGGTAGTCCTCGAAGTGGATCGGATAGTTCTTGCCCCACTCCGCGGGATCCGTGGTGTCGTCGTCGAGCTCGACGACCTGGACGATCGCCGCGCGCGCTTCCTGCTTCCGATCGAAGATGTTCACGAGCATGAAGGCGGTCAACATCGACGCCAGAGCGGCGGCGGCGGCAACCAGGCCGAGCGTGCGGCCCGACGTTCCTCGCGAGCTGGACATGGGATCCTCCGTCATCGGTCGTGGCCGACCGTCGAATGGCAGCGCGTGCACTCCACGTCCTGCCGATCGGTGTGCGCGACGTCCACGAGCCCGGTCAGCGCAGTATGGCAGCCTCGGCAGGCGCCCTCGGTGATGCGCCGATTGAAGTCGGTCAGCTGAAGGTGCTCGGCGTAGCGACCGGTCGTGAAGGCGAGCGCATGATTGAAGCCGTTGACCGCTTTGGAGCCGTACTTGGCGAGCACGCCCGCGTGGGATGCGTGACAGTCGTTGCAGGTGGCCACGGTCTTGTGAGACGACTTCGCCCACGCATCCAGGTGTCCCTGCATGACGTGGCAGTTCGCGCACGCCGATGCGTCATCGGTCAGGTAGGAGGGAACGTTCGCGTAGCCGAGCGTGAACGTACCCAGCCCCACCGCGACGCCGACGAGCGTGGCGGCCCAGACGGCGAGGGCGCGCGGGCCACGAGCTTGAGTGGAACCCGTTTCCATCGGGCGCCAAGGGTAGAACATCGCGTGCTCCCACGGCGTCACGATCTCGTGGCTCGGTCCCCGTCGAGTTCCGCCGATCGGGGCCGGTCCGAGGCGACGAGCGTCGCCGGCCGCGCAGGGGGCGAGTGGGTGGGGCGCGGCGTGGCCGATACCGCGGGTCTGGAAAGCGCCCACGCGCTCGTCGCGACGGCGTATGATGTGACCGAAGGCGTTGACCCGGACGCGAGTGCCGCGACGACCTTCGCGAGGAGCCATCGCCCCGAGGAGAACCCGATGCCGAGATCGATCGACTTTCGACGTGTCCCCCACCCTGCCGCCCGGCGCGGGATCTCTACGCGCTGGGTGCCGCTCTTCACGGTACTGGGCTTCCTCGTGCTGTCGGAATCTGCGGTCGCTCAGGTCTTCTACGACAACCTGGGCAACGCGGACGTGTTCGAGGACGACGACATCGTCTCCTTCATCGGCGACTACGCCAGCCTCGGCGACACGGAGGACTGGTTCCAGGGCTTTCGCTTCACGAGCGGGGCATCGGGCCCCGTGGCCTCGATCGACGTCGCCGTCGGCAACTATCTCGACGGGCCCGGCACGATGGAGTTCCGGCTCTACGCTGACGCTGCCGGCGGACTCGGTGCGCTGCTCGGAACGTTCACCGTGACGGCGACGGCGGAGCAGTTCGACGGCTCGATCAAGCGCGGCCGCGTCGACGAGGGCTCCGGTGGACCCACCCTCGCGCAGGGCTCCGACTACTGGCTGATGGCCACGGCTGCGACGCCGACGATCTGGTTCCGCAACGAGCAAGGCGACGTGCTTCCACGCCTGTGGACACCAGACGGCGTCGGCGGAACACTCAACGCCGATACGCTTGCGGCCGCGGCGTTTCGCGTGAATGGACCGCCGCCGGTGCCGCTGATGGGACCGACCGCGACGGTGTTGCTGGCCGGCCTCGGAGGCGCGATGGGGTTGCGGGCGCTCCGACGAACCCACCCGAGTCGACGCGGCACAACATGCGCGAGAACGAGCAGGCGATGAGCGGGAGCCTGGTGGGCTGAGTGTCGCCCTACTGCGCGTCGAAGTGGGGACTGCGCGGCGCCACCAAGGCGGCGGCGCTCGAGCTCGGTCCGCACGGGATCCGCGTGGACCGGGTCTGCCCGCACGGTCCTGCCATGGCGCCGAGTACATGGTGGACGGAGGCCATACGGCCGGTCACATCTGGTTCCAGACGACTCGAGCCATCCGCGAGGCGGGCGTGATAGGCTCGCGCCACGGTCGCGCCCGGACGCCCGGCGTCCGAACGCGACCGACAACCACCTGCACCTGCGCCCACGGAGGAAGCCCCGTGCCCGATTTCGACAAGGTCGCCAGCGAGCTCCTGGCTCTACGCGAAGGCGGCGACCCGGTCAGCGAAGCGAGCAAGGAAACGCTGCCCTACAAGAGGCGCGTCAAGGACGCACTCGGCGCGCTCCGCGCGCTCGTCACGGACGATACGCCGACGGACCACCTCGAGAGCGACCTCCGCGTCGTCCACGGGATCGTCGGCGCCCTCGTTCCTGCCGCCACGGCATCTGCGTTCATCGAGCGGCTCCCCGAGGTCCGGCGCCTCGTCGCGACCGACGTCGCGGCGGCCTACGACCGGGATCCAGCCGCCAACAGCTTCGCCGAGGTGATCGTCGCCTACCCGTCGATCCTCGCGATGGTCACCTACCGGATCGCCCACGTGTTCTACGCGCTCGGCGAACAGGTCGTCGCGCGGATCATGTCCGAGGACGCGCACAGCGCAACCGGCATCGACATCCACCCGGGCGCCCGGATCGGCAACCACTTCTTCATCGACCACGGGACAGGCGTCGTGATCGGCGAGACCTGCATCATCGGCGACCGCGTGAAGCTCTATCACGGCGTCACGCTCGCCGCGTTCTCGAACAAGGCCGGCCGGGCCGACTCCGGCAAGCGACGACACCCGACGATCGAGGACGACGTCACCATCTATCCGAACGCGACGATCCTCGGCGGCGACACCGTGATCGGTGAAGGCTCCGTGATCGGTGGCAACGTCTGGCTCACCGAGTCGGTGCCGCGCTACACGCGGGTCACGGTCGAGGAGCCTAGGCTCCAGCTCCACCAGAAACGTTCGCCGGAGATGGGCGAGGGGATCTGACGAGCGCCAGCCTTGGTCGAGCGAAGGAGCGCCCCGGCAACCGGTTCGCGGGGCCGCTGCCGATCATCGTCTCAGGAGAGCGGAGCCGGATGCCGGCGCCATCCGCCGAGTCGAAGCGCTCGTTCCTGCTCAGGTCGCGACGATCGGGGGTTCGAAGTCGCCTGGGAAGTTGTGGCGCCAGGCGAGCTCTTCGTAGCGGCGGGAGATCCGCCAGCCCTCGGCATCACGGCGCATCTCGTCGTGGAACCAGATTCCGGAGATCACGACTCGCTCGTCGTCGCCCCGAATCATCTTGACCCCGATGTACTGCATCGAGCGAACCGAGGCGCGATCGCCGTCGAGTGAGATGGAGGCGTTCGAGCTCAGGTGTTGCGCGGCCGGAAAGCCGGCGAAGACGGCGGCCAGCCATCGCCGCACTTCGGCTGGAGTGCCGACCGCGCCGTCGTTCTCGGAGTAGTCGATCTCGGCGTCCGGGAAAAAACAGTCCTCCCAGGCCCGCCAATCCCCCTTGTCGAGGGCATGCGCTTCCCGCACGAGCAGGTCCTGGATCTCGGCGCGGTCGGAGAGTTCGGCGAGCGTGTAAGGCATCTCGCCTCGGAAGGTAGGACGAGCCTCCGAGAATTGCAGAGGCCCTGGACGCGGTCTGATAGCATCGGAGAGACGTCGGATTGCAGGAGTGAGACACGAGATGGTCGAGCGCACGGGGCATTCGAAGGGGGTCGCGGTGCGGGAAGCGCTCTCGTTCTGTCGCCAATGCATGGGGATGTGCGGGACCGTCGTGAGCCTCGACGAGACGTCGCGGGTGGTCGGCGTTCGCGGTGATCGCGAGGACCCCTCGACCCTCGGCTACGCCTGCTTCAAGGGACTGAACGCCCCGGAGGCCCACAACAGCCCGCAACGTTTCCTCCGACCGATGAAGCGGATGCCCGATGGTGAGCTTGCGCCGATTCCGCTCGAGCAGGCCCTCGACGAGATCGCGACGCAGATCGGCGAGCTCGTCGAGACGGACGGTCCTCGCGCCATCGCGGGCTACCGCGGCGGCGGGGCGTTCTTCACCTCGTCGTCCGTGATGATGCTCCCCGCGTTCCTCTCGGCGCTGGGCTCTCCGAAGTCCTACAGCTCCGTCACGATCGATCAGTCCGCCAAGATGGTCGCGCTCGGCCGGCTCGGGATGTGGCCGCCCGGGCGAGTCCCCATGAGCCGCGCCGACGTCTATCTGCTCGTGGGCGCGAACCCGTTGGTCTCCGTGAGCGCGAACGGTTTCGATACGCGCAATCCGACGAAGCGCCTGCGCGCCGCCCGGGAGCGGGGCATGAAGCTGATCGTGATCGATCCGCGGGAGAGCGAGACCGCCCGCTTCGCGGACATCCACATCCAATCGCTCCCCGGCGAGGACTGCGCGGTCCTCGCTGGCCTGATCCACCTCGTCCTCGAGAACGGCTGGCAGGATCAGGACTTCTGCGACCGCTACGCGGACGACGTCGAAGCGTTGCGGCGAGCGGTGGCGCCCTTCACGCCAGTTGCCGTCGCCCAGCGCGCAGGCGTTTCCGAGGCAACCCTTCGAGAAGCGGCGCGTCTCTTCGCGCACGAGTGCAGCTCGGGTCCGGCGGCGGGCGCGACCGGTCCGGACATGGCCCCCGGCGGCAATCTCGCCGAGCACCTGATCGAGTGCCTGAACATCGTGTGTGGGCGCTACCTGCGCGAGGGCGATCCGGTCGAGCACCCGGGCGTGATCCACGCCCGGCAGCCGATTCGCGCCGAAGTGATCCCCGCGCCGCGCTGGTGGGAAGACGGGGCGAAGAGTCGGGTCGGCGGCTTCGGCCAGCTCGACGGGGAGCTGCCGACGGGGACGCTCCCCGACGAGATCCTCGCCCCCGGCCCCGGGCGCGTACGCTGCCTGATCTCGCATGGCGGCAACCCCGCTTCAGCGATCCCGGGGATCGAGAAGGTCGAACGGGCCTTCGCTGCCCTCGACCTGCTCGTCGCGATCGAGCCCTTTCCGACGATGACGACGGCGCTGGCGGACTACGTGCTCCCCCCGACGCTCCAATACGAGCGCGCCGACCTTCCGATCTGGCTCTACGAGAGCCTCTTCTCGCCCGAGCCCTATACGCGATTCACGCCGGCCATCGCGAAGCCACCGGAGGGCGCGGAAGTCGCGGACGACCACCTCTATTTCTGGGAGCTCGCGAAGCGCCTCGGCCTGACGCTCGAGCTGATGGGAGAGGCGCTCCCGATGGACGCGGCCCCGAGCACCCGCGAGATCCTCGAGCGGACGGCCGCGCACGCCCCGATCGCCTTCGACGACCTCGAACGGGCGGAACGCGGTGTGTTCCTGCCCGGCGAAACCCAGTTCGTCGAGCCGGGCGACCCCGAGAGCCCCCATCGATTCAGCCTGCTGCCGGACGACGTCGCCGACGAGCTCGCCGGCTGCGCCGCGACGCTCGCCCATCCACCCCTCGGCGACGAGCGTTTCCGCTACCGCCTGGCCGTACGTCGGCTCCGGGACGGGAACAACTCCGCAGGCCTCGCGTTGCCGTCCATCAAGGCGCGCGTCCCCGTCAACCCGGGCTACATGAATCCCGACGACATGGACGACGAGGGGATCGCGACCGGCGACGAGATCGAGATCGCATCGCGCCACGGAGCGATCCGTGTCCGCGCGGAGGCCGACCCCTCGCTCCGCCGCGGCGTCGTCTCCGTCTCCCACGGATTCGGCGCGTTGCCGCGTGAGGGCGCGAAGTACGCGGACGCCGGGGTCAGCACGAATTGGCTGACGAGCACCGACGACTCCGCCCGCGAGTCGATCAACGCGATGCCCTGGATGACCGGCTTCCCGGTCTCGGTCGAGCGGATCGGAACGAGCGCTCTCGACTCGATCCCGGTGGCGCGGGGCGCGTAGCGCCGCGGCGGCGGAAATTCGTCCGCTCTGTGAACCCCTTCACGGAACGCGTCGCGGATCGGCGCGAAGATGGCTGCATAGGAGCGAGCCGCCGATAGGGGCCCGCGGCGCGAGCGCGTCGGCGAGTCCCAGGGAGGCCTCCCATGGAGCACCGCCGAGACCCGAACCACCCCGATTCCACCCTCCGCA encodes:
- a CDS encoding amidohydrolase — its product is MISSDSHIIEPPDLWTERIDARFRGREPRVVRDGDHDWWTIDGQRSMSFLGVQTGDRFDKDATELITAASFEEVRPAAYDPSLYLAENAHDGVMGSVIYPSEALLAYSVPDSELCSATMRAYNDFIAEFCSHDRNRLKGIALVNVDDPAEAVGEMKRARELGLCGAMITVLPPEDRPYDDPMYEPVWSASVDLDMPLSMHVATGRRLLSAEPGQESTQRVSEAAFYLQDHFVRKSLGEMIFSGVFERHPKLRVGSVEHEVCWVPFFLFQADYCYTDRPLRGDWHRFEPGVLPSDFFKRNCFLSFQEDAVGIRVRDVCGEGTLMWGSDYPHTESTFPRSREIAAEILAEVPVEEQRAILRDNVARLYGFDVDAIAPVGAG
- a CDS encoding ammonia-forming cytochrome c nitrite reductase subunit c552, whose amino-acid sequence is MSSSRGTSGRTLGLVAAAAALASMLTAFMLVNIFDRKQEARAAIVQVVELDDDTTDPAEWGKNYPIHFEDYLRTADMEQTLYGGSEAIPNQPSSRDPRNVVSKSKLDTIPQLRRMWAGYAFSKDFREERGHAYMLEDQIYTRRQDVGQPGTCINCHASTYGAMKALGDGDLDAGFDALNAMSYDEARTHLGHAVACIDCHVPETMALRVTRPAFVRAIADVKRLEGIEAFDVNRDATRQEMRSYVCGQCHVEYYFEGPGKTLTYPWQKGLTVDDAWAVYEANGFKDWTHAETGAPMLKAQHPEFEMWSQGIHARSGVSCSDCHMPYKTVGGKKVSDHHVASPLLAANNACGTCHKYAEAELVARTEAIQTRHRHVVDRALDALVDLIDRITAARAEGVDEALLAEAQQFQRRASFYVDYVEAENSSGFHAPQEAARILADSIDFSRRGLSAVEAARNGARAEMRTASTRTGDASRDAARRSDRVAEAAWTSDPTSGR
- a CDS encoding NapC/NirT family cytochrome c; this encodes METGSTQARGPRALAVWAATLVGVAVGLGTFTLGYANVPSYLTDDASACANCHVMQGHLDAWAKSSHKTVATCNDCHASHAGVLAKYGSKAVNGFNHALAFTTGRYAEHLQLTDFNRRITEGACRGCHTALTGLVDVAHTDRQDVECTRCHSTVGHDR
- a CDS encoding serine acetyltransferase, encoding MPDFDKVASELLALREGGDPVSEASKETLPYKRRVKDALGALRALVTDDTPTDHLESDLRVVHGIVGALVPAATASAFIERLPEVRRLVATDVAAAYDRDPAANSFAEVIVAYPSILAMVTYRIAHVFYALGEQVVARIMSEDAHSATGIDIHPGARIGNHFFIDHGTGVVIGETCIIGDRVKLYHGVTLAAFSNKAGRADSGKRRHPTIEDDVTIYPNATILGGDTVIGEGSVIGGNVWLTESVPRYTRVTVEEPRLQLHQKRSPEMGEGI
- a CDS encoding nuclear transport factor 2 family protein — protein: MPYTLAELSDRAEIQDLLVREAHALDKGDWRAWEDCFFPDAEIDYSENDGAVGTPAEVRRWLAAVFAGFPAAQHLSSNASISLDGDRASVRSMQYIGVKMIRGDDERVVISGIWFHDEMRRDAEGWRISRRYEELAWRHNFPGDFEPPIVAT
- a CDS encoding molybdopterin-dependent oxidoreductase encodes the protein MVERTGHSKGVAVREALSFCRQCMGMCGTVVSLDETSRVVGVRGDREDPSTLGYACFKGLNAPEAHNSPQRFLRPMKRMPDGELAPIPLEQALDEIATQIGELVETDGPRAIAGYRGGGAFFTSSSVMMLPAFLSALGSPKSYSSVTIDQSAKMVALGRLGMWPPGRVPMSRADVYLLVGANPLVSVSANGFDTRNPTKRLRAARERGMKLIVIDPRESETARFADIHIQSLPGEDCAVLAGLIHLVLENGWQDQDFCDRYADDVEALRRAVAPFTPVAVAQRAGVSEATLREAARLFAHECSSGPAAGATGPDMAPGGNLAEHLIECLNIVCGRYLREGDPVEHPGVIHARQPIRAEVIPAPRWWEDGAKSRVGGFGQLDGELPTGTLPDEILAPGPGRVRCLISHGGNPASAIPGIEKVERAFAALDLLVAIEPFPTMTTALADYVLPPTLQYERADLPIWLYESLFSPEPYTRFTPAIAKPPEGAEVADDHLYFWELAKRLGLTLELMGEALPMDAAPSTREILERTAAHAPIAFDDLERAERGVFLPGETQFVEPGDPESPHRFSLLPDDVADELAGCAATLAHPPLGDERFRYRLAVRRLRDGNNSAGLALPSIKARVPVNPGYMNPDDMDDEGIATGDEIEIASRHGAIRVRAEADPSLRRGVVSVSHGFGALPREGAKYADAGVSTNWLTSTDDSARESINAMPWMTGFPVSVERIGTSALDSIPVARGA